Genomic DNA from Candidatus Nitrosopumilus koreensis AR1:
TCTATCTCATTAACTCAACCAACACTTGATGATGTTTTCATATCTTATACTGGTCATGAAATAAGAGATGATGATTCTACATTTAATCGAAAACGAGAACATGCAAAAATGAAGAGGTTACGCGCATGAATACTTTGATGTATGATACTTATACAATTTTTTGGAGGGAACTAAAGAGATACAAAAAATCCCGTAGTGGTGTTTTGATTAGACTAATACAACCCGCAATTTGGATTATCGTTATTGGAAACACATTCTCAGGTACTCAACCATTAATTCAATCAGTTGGATTTGAAGGTGAATATATTGAGTTTATGGCACCTGGTGTCATTATTCTTACTGCAATTTTTACAAGCATTTTTGGTGGTGTCAATACTTTGTGGGATCGGCGTTATGGTTTTATGAACAAAGCTCTAACATCTCCGATTTCTCGTTCTGCTGTTGCACTTGGGAAGATGTCTGCAATATCTTTGATTGCAGCACTGCAGGCAAGTTTGATTTTAGGAATTGCATTGGCAATAGGTGTTACATTTCCAAATCCAATAATGATTGCGCCAATAATGGCAATTGTAATTTTATTTTCTCTAGGATTTTCAGGAATATCTGTGATTGTTGCAGCTACAGCAAAGTCACAAGAAACTTTCTGGGGTGTGATTAATTTTCTTGGTATGCCATTATTCATGCTGAGTCCTGCATTATTCCCATTAGAGCTCCTTCCTGACTGGCTTGCAACTATCGCAAAACTAAACCCTGTAACCTACACTGTTTTGCTTGTAAGGGAGATGATGACAGGTGTGTCTGAAGGAGGGGTGTCTGTACTACTCAGCCTTGGAATTATAGTTGTCTTTGTATTGGTGATGGTTGGGCTTGCAAGCTATGTGTTTACACGTGAAGTCAACAAACCATTTTGAGATAAAGAGGTTCTGATGTAATTGATGGCAGTTCTGATAGTGCTAACTGTTATGATTCACTAGAAAACGTCATTTAGTTATAATGAATATTTTTCTCTTAATCTTTATTCTATTAATTTAGAATTTTTTTGTGATCTTTTCTATATAGAACCATGTTTTATTGGTAGAGAATGAGGATGTGATTTATAATGATTTTTTTTTTCTGAAAGTTAATGACTATTAAAAACGTACAACGCATTGCAGTGTTTAGCATTCTTGCAACGATTGCTTTTGCTACCTTTGCAAATTCTAACGTATTTGCTGAGGAAAGTGAAGGATACGATATGGTTGGAGATATCACTCCTGTACTGACTTTTACCTTCAGAGATGGAGTTGAAGTACATTCATTTCCTGTCTTTAACATGGGCGAAAATTTTGTAGATGACTCTGGGGTTTCTTTCTCTGTTGAAGGAATTGTTTCCAAATCCCCATTACTGCACAAAGCAATGGATGAGGCTTACAAATATCGATTTTCAAATAATGCATTTGATTATCAAATGAAATACTTTGATGTTGATGCTGATTTTGTTAGAGATGGCGAATCTGTAATATCATTGGACTATAACACTTGTAGAGTAGATAACTATCAGGTTGAAACACTTGATTCTAATGACTATGAAAGTTATTTCCAAGAAGTTGGATTCGCAGTTGTAGATAAGATAGATTTTGTATGTAGTGGTGTAAATTCCAATAATGACTTTGTAAAGCCAACTAACTCTCTCACTGATTTTGGTGATTCTGGATTTACTTTTGCAAAGAACACTAAAACTTCTGTAACCTTCATGTATGATAATGGTGCAGAAAAAATAGAGTTTCCTGTGTTTAATCTAGTTTCAGCATATGAGGAATCTCAAGAGAATGTTGTTGCAGAATTTGAAGTGGAGGGTGTTTTAGAATACTATCCATTGCTGTACAAGGCAATTACTAATTCAAGAGCAATTTCTGGAACTTCTTATGCATCAAATGAGGATTTTGATGTTAAAGTAGAATTTGTCAATGGTGAGAATATTCTTCGAGGATTTAATTTCCGAGAATGTATTGTAAGTGACGCTAAGATTGTCACAAAGGCTGACAAAGAAGAGGGCTTTACTGGAAAGAGTGGATTTGTTATTGCTCATCAGTTAGGGTTCACATGTTCTGGACTTAAACCAGTAAACATGAACTATGATGAACTTCGAGGTGATACTCCTACTTGGAAAGTATCTCAACTTTCAAATGTCTATGTAGAATCTCTGCAAAACACTGCTCAAGGATTAGATGTGTTTACAACATTTACTTTTGCAAATGGTATTGAGACAATTGAGTTCTCAATGTTTAAGCAAAGTGAGGTGTTGACTTCAACTGAAAATGTTGATAATGAAAATGGTGACAAAGATGTTGCTGCACAAAAGTTTACAAGAAAAACTGTTGCACCTACAGTGGAATTGAGAGGAATTGTCGGTGACTATCCGATGTTGTATAAGCATGTAGATGACAACCGTAAAATCCAAAATGTAGCCGGAACTGCACTAAAAGATCTTGTAGATATTGACGTGGAAATTGTATCTGATGGTGAAGT
This window encodes:
- a CDS encoding ABC transporter permease, whose translation is MNTLMYDTYTIFWRELKRYKKSRSGVLIRLIQPAIWIIVIGNTFSGTQPLIQSVGFEGEYIEFMAPGVIILTAIFTSIFGGVNTLWDRRYGFMNKALTSPISRSAVALGKMSAISLIAALQASLILGIALAIGVTFPNPIMIAPIMAIVILFSLGFSGISVIVAATAKSQETFWGVINFLGMPLFMLSPALFPLELLPDWLATIAKLNPVTYTVLLVREMMTGVSEGGVSVLLSLGIIVVFVLVMVGLASYVFTREVNKPF